ACACGCACAAGTAGATTTACCTACACATTTATAGGCTTCGGTATTTACTGGTTAAGATGTAATTGTCTGCGCTCTTGCAGTCTAAAGCAAGTAAATAATAAGCAGGATTTACCCAGACAGACCCGCGCTGTGGTTTACCATGACTTGGACCTGGAAATCAACGCCACCCGGCCCCGGACGCGCGTCGTACGGCTCAGGCCCGCTCCGCGACCAGCCGCTGCAGGTCTTGGGCATTGGCAAACGCGGCACCCATGGTATTGTTGAAGTAGGCATACACGTCTTTCCCCTCTAGCAGGTAGTCGTGGATCTGCTCGGCCTGCTCGTGCAGAAAGTCGCGCTCGTAGGACTCCCGGTAGTTTCCCTGCGGGCCGTGGAAGCGCAGGTAGACAAAGTCCGCCCCCTCGTTGAGCCGAGCGTTGCGGGCGGCACCTTTGTCGTGCCGCACCAGGCTAGCGCCGTGCTGGTCCAGCAGCTCAAACGTCTCCTCGGCCTGCCAGCTGGGGTGGCGAAACTCCACTGCTTTGCGCCACTCGTGAGCGGGGTCTGCCGCGGCCAGCGCCTGCAATAAGGCACGGACGGCGGGTAGCTGGCGAATAGTGTTGCTGGGCGGGAACTGCAGGAGCAGACAGCCCTTTTTGGGGCCTAGCTCCCGGGCGGCCTCGATGAAGCGGACCAGGCCGGAGAGGTCCTCGGCCAGCGTCTTGGTGTGCGTGATATCGCGCCACAGCTTGAGGGTAAAGGCAAACCCAGGGCCGGTTTCCGCGGCCCAGGCCGCAAATGTTTTGGGCTGGGGGATGCGGTAGAAGGTGCTGTTGATCTCCACCGAGTTAAATAGGGTGGCATAGTAGGTGAGGCGGCTCGTGGCTTGGTAGGCCTCGGGAAAGGTGGCCTTTGGGCCCGGCACGACGATGCCGCTGGTGCCGGTGCGCAGGGTGCCAAGGAGGGTAGGCATGGGAAGGAGTTAGACGGGAAGTTTGGGGTGTAACGGGCCACGCTGCTTCGGCGTTTTACCCTAGGCGCATCTTCCGGGGTCTGACATATCATCTGCTGGTCCTCGTGGCGCTCTTTGCCGGCCAAGCCGGGGGCAGCCGCTCCAAGGCCCTGCACGCCGCCGAAGCCACCGCGCGGCGCTTCTACGCCGGGTGTAACGTGGCGAATGCCGTAGTACTCCGGAAGGCCTTTTCCTATAACGTCCTGTGAAGAAGCGTTTGCAGAACGTTATAGCGCACCGGTAACCGGCATAACATCTTTCGAGCACGTTCAATAGCTGCGTCGAGCTTAACTACTGGCCATGAACCTGTTCGAAGGCCATTTAGCCCACCAGCACCTAGCACCTCCTCGTGCTAGATTCTGGTGAGCGGCACCTACACTCCCGTATATTTCACCGTCACCAGGGGCCGGGTTTCATCGCACCGGATCAGATGCGGTTGGGTGTCCAGCAACGCCTTGGTGTCTTTATAGGCAAAGTCGAACTCTTGTAGGATACTGCTGTCAAAGTCGCCCTGGCGGTTGAGTAACTCCGAGAAGCGGTGGCGGTACGTATCTTTCTCCGCTTTCTTGAGCGAATGCCAGTGCTTGAGCGTATCGGTGCGGCTGTAGCGGCGGCCCGCGCCGTGCGCGCAGCTCCACAGGGCGTGCAGGAGGGCCGGATGCCAGCGGTTGGGTTTCACGATCAGCGAGCCGCGGCTCATGGACAGCGGAATGACCACTTCCCGGTCGGCGACGAGTTGGGTGCTGCCTTTGCGATGAATCACGCCCGTCGGCGTGAACTCGAGTAAGTTGTGGCAACTATCCGCAAAAGCGGGCGTACCCGCCTGCACATAGCCATTGCGCAACAGAAAGTCGTAGGTTTTAAAGACGAACTCTCGTCGGCGGCTCGCGGCATACGTCAGCGCCCGTTCATACTCCTGCCGATAGTCCAGGGTGGCTAACTCGATCGGCAGCCACTCCTGACCCGGGTTATACTGCTGCAACAAGCGGCAGTTCTCCTGGTACAGATAAATACCTAGGTTGCGACTACCCGTGTGCACGAGCACATACAGGTACTCCTGGGAGGTTTCCAGCGCGAGAAAGTGATTGCCCCCGCCTAAGCCTTCATCGGTCATGCCGTGCACCTCGCGCTCCAAGGCGCGATAATGCTGGGCTTTGTTGAAGGGCCGCAAGACGTCCTGCTGGGGAATGCGCAGGTAAGCCACCCCGCAGCCCAGATCCTTGCCGGTGACCAAGGGATAAAATACCTCGGTGGTGTGAAACGCGACCCCCACAGGGATAGCGCGTTCGGAGCAGTAGTGAATATCGGGGAATACAGCGATCTGCCCGATGGCTTCTTGTTCCTCGTAGTGGAGGAGGGATTGTAGCGCGTGCTGCTCCACGCCGCTACGATCCGTAAAATAGACGGTGTTCACGTGGTCTTCTTTACGAGATAAATAAAAGGACGCGCGCCAGGGAGCAGCCGCAGAAAGTGCGCGCGAAAGGAGCCTCAGCATAGGCTCGTACAAAGATACGATAATAGACTATACCTTAGCAAAGTGCCACGTCATAATGGTCAAATAAAGCATCACTATTCCAAGAGCGGGGGTATAAGCAATACTATGTTAATCAACTATTCCCAGGATTCAGAGACCTTGTGTACTGTGTTTATTTCTATGTTTTGTCCAACGGAAGTTCCCTTCGGAGGATGGCCTTCTACATCGTTCTAAGTTCATGTCGCCTGCAACCTTGAACATAGCCAGAAAAGCGGGCACTGAAACTTTTTATGCCTTGAACCAGCTAGCCTTGTGAAAGGCTAAACCATTTGCTACTTTCATAATTGTCACAAAGTTAACTCGTTGACTAAACAGGGAAGCATTATGGCTACACACGTGCTAGAGCATACCCTCCGGTTCTGGCACTTAGCCTTGGTACTTTTGTGGCTACTGCCTCACTCACTCGTCGCGCAGACCCCTTCTGTAACCTGGCCATGGGCCACTCGCGCCACTAGTAGTGTGACTTCC
This genomic interval from Hymenobacter sp. GOD-10R contains the following:
- a CDS encoding RtcB family protein, which translates into the protein MNTVYFTDRSGVEQHALQSLLHYEEQEAIGQIAVFPDIHYCSERAIPVGVAFHTTEVFYPLVTGKDLGCGVAYLRIPQQDVLRPFNKAQHYRALEREVHGMTDEGLGGGNHFLALETSQEYLYVLVHTGSRNLGIYLYQENCRLLQQYNPGQEWLPIELATLDYRQEYERALTYAASRRREFVFKTYDFLLRNGYVQAGTPAFADSCHNLLEFTPTGVIHRKGSTQLVADREVVIPLSMSRGSLIVKPNRWHPALLHALWSCAHGAGRRYSRTDTLKHWHSLKKAEKDTYRHRFSELLNRQGDFDSSILQEFDFAYKDTKALLDTQPHLIRCDETRPLVTVKYTGV
- a CDS encoding DUF72 domain-containing protein — translated: MPTLLGTLRTGTSGIVVPGPKATFPEAYQATSRLTYYATLFNSVEINSTFYRIPQPKTFAAWAAETGPGFAFTLKLWRDITHTKTLAEDLSGLVRFIEAARELGPKKGCLLLQFPPSNTIRQLPAVRALLQALAAADPAHEWRKAVEFRHPSWQAEETFELLDQHGASLVRHDKGAARNARLNEGADFVYLRFHGPQGNYRESYERDFLHEQAEQIHDYLLEGKDVYAYFNNTMGAAFANAQDLQRLVAERA